The Phyllopteryx taeniolatus isolate TA_2022b chromosome 9, UOR_Ptae_1.2, whole genome shotgun sequence genome contains a region encoding:
- the LOC133483271 gene encoding cytokine-inducible SH2-containing protein-like has translation MVTTAHPVDPGPCSPHDEDMSCIATTFHYLHTSGWYWGSISARQARDKLLAKSEGTFLVRDSSHPKYMVALSVMTHCGPTSVRIQYKRGSFWLDSLSPELPHLQSFPNVVSLIQRYTGSGHAPQGQTASIRDKHVQLPPAKDSAVILKLMRPLRRPETFPRLQHLARLTINQNTNCPDKLPLPKPLLDYLHDYPFHI, from the exons ATGGTCACCACGGCCCATCCTGTGGACCCCGGTCCATGCAGCCCACATGATGAGGATATGTCCTGCATCGCCACCACCTTCCACTATTTACACACGTCAG GCTGGTACTGGGGTTCCATCTCGGCGAGACAGGCTCGGGACAAACTCCTGGCCAAGTCTGAAGGCACGTTCCTGGTGCGGGACAGCAGTCATCCTAAATACATGGTGGCGCTGTCAGTGATGACCCACTGTGGACCGACCAGTGTCCGAATACAGTACAAGAGAGGCTCTTTCTGGCTGGACTCCCTCAGTCCTGAGCTGCCTCACCTGCAGTCCTTCCCCAACGTCGTCAGTCTCATCCAGCGCTACACTGGCTCGGGACACGCACCGCAAGGCCAGACGGCGTCCATCAGGGACAAACATGTCCAACTCCCCCCCGCCAAGGACAGCGCTGTGATTCTGAAGCTGATGCGTCCCCTTCGCAGGCCAGAGACCTTCCCACGTTTGCAGCACCTGGCACGCCTCACCATCAACCAAAATACAAACTGCCCCGACAAACTGCCCCTCCCGAAGCCTCTCCTGGACTACCTGCATGATTACCCTTTCCATATCTGA
- the LOC133483373 gene encoding rho-related GTP-binding protein RhoA-B yields MAAIRKKLVIVGDGACGKTCLLIVFSKDQFPEVYVPTVFENYVADIEVDSKQVELALWDTAGQEDYDRLRPLSYPDTDVILMCFSIDSPDSLENIPEKWTPEVKHFCPNVPIILVGNKKDLRNDEHTRRELAKMKQEPVKQEDGRDMANRIGAFGYMECSAKTKDGVREVFEMATRAALQARRGKKNNKCTLL; encoded by the exons ATGGCGGCAATCAGGAAAAAGCTGGTCATAGTGGGGGATGGTGCGTGCGGTAAGACATGCCTGCTGATTGTGTTCAGCAAGGACCAGTTTCCCGAGGTCTACGTGCCCACCGTGTTTGAGAACTACGTGGCGGACATTGAAGTGGACAGCAAACAG GTGGAATTAGCGCTGTGGGACACAGCTGGTCAAGAAGACTACGACCGACTGCGCCCTCTCTCATATCCAGATACTGATGTTATTCTTATGTGCTTCTCCATTGACAGTCCCGATAGTCTCG AGAACATCCCAGAGAAGTGGACTCCAGAGGTAAAACACTTCTGCCCTAACGTTCCCATTATCCTTGTGGGAAACAAAAAGGACCTGCGCAACGATGAGCACACCCGCAGGGAGCTTGCCAAAATGAAGCAG GAACCCGTGAAGCAGGAGGATGGACGGGACATGGCCAACAGGATCGGTGCCTTTGGATACATGGAGTGCTCTGCCAAAACAAAGGATGGCGTGAGGGAAGTCTTTGAGATGGCCACCCGGGCGGCACTACAGGCCCGAAGGGGAAAGAAGAACAATAAATGTACCCTCCTGTAA
- the LOC133483268 gene encoding twinfilin-2-like has translation MSHQTGINATSELKDFLAQARGGAIRIIKIVIQNEELVLESSGNPAQSWDMDYDHFLLPLLTPQQPCYILYRLDSQNALGYEWIFIAWSPDQSPVREKMVYAATRATLKKEFGGGHIKDELFGTVEEDVCFQGYLRHMTSCCSPAPLTAAEQELQRIRVTEDKVVWDERRRIGIPRARVPVEFGIDKRVSQGLAFPLQEEAKRALQQLKQKRVNYIQLRLDGEKETIELVHTKPTETRELPYRIPTDSPRYHFFIFKHSHQGRTQEALVFIYSMPGYTCSIKERMLYSSCKNRLLEEVEKDYQLEVTKKMEIDSGDGLTEDFLYEEVHPMEHTLKQVFVKPRGPGGKRGNKRLIKGAGENGEEI, from the exons ATGTCACACCAAACTGGGATCAATG CAACATCGGAGCTTAAAGACTTCCTGGCCCAAGCAAGGGGAGGTGCCATCAGGATAATAAAGATCGTCATCCAAAATG AGGAGTTGGTGCTAGAGTCGAGCGGGAATCCAGCCCAAAGCTGGGACATGGACTATGACCACTTCCTATTACCTCTGCTCACGCCACAGCAGCCGTGCTACATCCTCTACCGGCTGGACTCCCAGAATGCACTGGGATACGAGTGGATCTTCATCGCCTGGTCACCCGACCAGTCACCA GTCAGAGAGAAGATGGTTTACGCTGCCACTCGTGCCACATTGAAGAAAGAGTTCGGAGGAGGTCACATCAAAGACGAGCTGTTTGGCACAGTCGag GAAGACGTGTGCTTCCAGGGGTACCTGCGTCACATGACCTCCTGCTGTTCTCCGGCGCCTCTCACAGCAGCTGAACAAGAACTCCAACGAATTCGAGTCACGGAG GATAAAGTTGTATGG GATGAGCGTAGACGAATTGGGATTCCACGTGCAAGG GTTCCAGTGGAGTTTGGTATAGACAAAAGAGTCTCTCAGGGTCTCGCATTCCCTTTACAAGAGGAGGCCAAGCGAGCACTCCAGCAGCTGAAGCAGAAACGCGTCAACTACATACAGCTG AGGTTGGATGGGGAGAAAGAGACCATCGAGCTGGTGCACACCAAACCAACAGAGACCCGTGAGCTCCCGTACAGGATCCCCACAGATTCCCCCAGATACCACTTCTTCATCTTCAAACATTCCCACCAGGGCCGCACGCAGGAGGCACTGG TGTTCATATATTCAATGCCTGGGTACACCTGCAGTATAAAGGAGCGGATGTTGTATTCCAGCTGCAAGAACAGACTGCTTGAGGAAGTGGAGAAAGATTACCAGCTGGAAGTGACCAAAAAG ATGGAGATAGATAGTGGCGACGGCCTTACAGAAGACTTCCTGTACGAGGAGGTCCACCCGATGGAGCACACCTTGAAGCAAGTGTTCGTTAAGCCTCGTGGACCGGGGGGCAAGAGGGGCAACAAACGCCTTATCAAAGGCGCAGGAGAGAACGGCGAGGAAATTTAA